One segment of Neoarius graeffei isolate fNeoGra1 chromosome 20, fNeoGra1.pri, whole genome shotgun sequence DNA contains the following:
- the LOC132868412 gene encoding serine/threonine-protein kinase 32B-like isoform X2, with product MKTVCIVQKRDTKKLYAMKYMNKHACVERDEVRHVCRELQILQEIQHPFLVNLWYSFQDEEDMFMVVDLLLGGDLRYHLQQNVQFKEETVKIYICELALALGYLQSCNIIHRDIKPDNILLDEHGHVHITDFNVAALLKDSARALSMAGTKPYMAPEMFQSFVDGGPGYSYAVDWWALGITAYELLRGWRPYDIQSSTAMEDIISMFRSEHVRYSTSWSNAMVALLRLLLSKDPEVRLSCVSDIQRLPYLVDMNWEAVLEKGVSPGFTPNRGRLNCDPVFELEEMILESKPLHKKKKRLAKSKHTTKSSSTLPPHMQQRLETVRKEFIIFNRDKLQKQSDSAKKGSSLKRQDKLQEGQSNNDKTHTVKAKTKTHTDLVKILSSDSH from the exons GTGTGTATTGTGCAGAAGCGTGACACAAAGAAACTGTATGCGATGAAATACATGAATAAGCATGCCTGTGTGGAGCGTGATGAGGTGAGGCACGTATGCAGGGAGCTGCAGATCCTGCAGGAGATACAGCACCCATTTCTTGTCAACCTCTG GTACTCATTCCAAGATGAAGAGGACATGTTTATGGTTGTGGATTTGTTACTGGGTGGAGATCTGCGCTACCATTTGCAGCAGAATGTCCAGTTTAAAGAGGAGACGGTGAAAATATACATCTGTGAGCTAGCACTGGCACTCGGCTACCTACAGTCCTGCAACATCATCCACCG TGACATAAAACCAGATAACATTCTCCTGGATGAGCACG GTCACGTCCACATCACAGACTTTAACGTTGCCGCATTACTGAAGGACTCGGCAAGGGCTTTGTCAATGGCAGGAACCAAACCGTACATGG ccCCAGAGATGTTCCAGTCTTTTGTGGATGGTGGTCCTGGTTACTCTTATGCTGTGGACTGGTGGGCTTTGGGCATCACAGCATACGAGCTCTTACGAGGATGG AGGCCGTATGATATCCAGTCAAGCACAGCTATGGAGGACATCATCAGCATGTTCCGTTCTGAACATGTACGATATTCAACCTCCTGGTCTAATGCCATGGTGGCACTGCTGCGCCTG ctGCTCAGTAAGGACCCAGAGGTTCGGCTGTCGTGTGTGTCAGATATTCAGCGCCTTCCATACCTGGTGGATATGAACTGGGAAGCCGTGCTGGAGAAAGGAGTTTCACCAGGATTTACCCCCAAC AGGGGACGTCTGAACTGTGACCCGGTGTTTGAGTTAGAAGAAATGATTCTGGAGTCAAAGCCACTCCACAAAAAGAAAAAACGACTGGCCAAGAGCAAACACACGACCAAATCATCTAGCACActg ccaCCCCACATGCAACAACGTCTAGAAACAGTCAGAAAGGAATTCATCATCTTCAACAGAGACAA ATTACAGAAGCAGAGTGACAGTGCAAAGAAAGGATCTTCACTAAAAAGACAGGACAAACTGCAGGAAGGACAGAGCAACAATGACAAAACCCACACTGTCAAAgctaaaacaaaaacacacacagacttgGTGAAAATACTGAGTTCAGATTCACACTGA
- the LOC132868412 gene encoding serine/threonine-protein kinase 32B-like isoform X1: MGVNQTRELPVFDQDEDVNFDHFQILRAIGKGSFGKVCIVQKRDTKKLYAMKYMNKHACVERDEVRHVCRELQILQEIQHPFLVNLWYSFQDEEDMFMVVDLLLGGDLRYHLQQNVQFKEETVKIYICELALALGYLQSCNIIHRDIKPDNILLDEHGHVHITDFNVAALLKDSARALSMAGTKPYMAPEMFQSFVDGGPGYSYAVDWWALGITAYELLRGWRPYDIQSSTAMEDIISMFRSEHVRYSTSWSNAMVALLRLLLSKDPEVRLSCVSDIQRLPYLVDMNWEAVLEKGVSPGFTPNRGRLNCDPVFELEEMILESKPLHKKKKRLAKSKHTTKSSSTLPPHMQQRLETVRKEFIIFNRDKLQKQSDSAKKGSSLKRQDKLQEGQSNNDKTHTVKAKTKTHTDLVKILSSDSH; encoded by the exons GTGTGTATTGTGCAGAAGCGTGACACAAAGAAACTGTATGCGATGAAATACATGAATAAGCATGCCTGTGTGGAGCGTGATGAGGTGAGGCACGTATGCAGGGAGCTGCAGATCCTGCAGGAGATACAGCACCCATTTCTTGTCAACCTCTG GTACTCATTCCAAGATGAAGAGGACATGTTTATGGTTGTGGATTTGTTACTGGGTGGAGATCTGCGCTACCATTTGCAGCAGAATGTCCAGTTTAAAGAGGAGACGGTGAAAATATACATCTGTGAGCTAGCACTGGCACTCGGCTACCTACAGTCCTGCAACATCATCCACCG TGACATAAAACCAGATAACATTCTCCTGGATGAGCACG GTCACGTCCACATCACAGACTTTAACGTTGCCGCATTACTGAAGGACTCGGCAAGGGCTTTGTCAATGGCAGGAACCAAACCGTACATGG ccCCAGAGATGTTCCAGTCTTTTGTGGATGGTGGTCCTGGTTACTCTTATGCTGTGGACTGGTGGGCTTTGGGCATCACAGCATACGAGCTCTTACGAGGATGG AGGCCGTATGATATCCAGTCAAGCACAGCTATGGAGGACATCATCAGCATGTTCCGTTCTGAACATGTACGATATTCAACCTCCTGGTCTAATGCCATGGTGGCACTGCTGCGCCTG ctGCTCAGTAAGGACCCAGAGGTTCGGCTGTCGTGTGTGTCAGATATTCAGCGCCTTCCATACCTGGTGGATATGAACTGGGAAGCCGTGCTGGAGAAAGGAGTTTCACCAGGATTTACCCCCAAC AGGGGACGTCTGAACTGTGACCCGGTGTTTGAGTTAGAAGAAATGATTCTGGAGTCAAAGCCACTCCACAAAAAGAAAAAACGACTGGCCAAGAGCAAACACACGACCAAATCATCTAGCACActg ccaCCCCACATGCAACAACGTCTAGAAACAGTCAGAAAGGAATTCATCATCTTCAACAGAGACAA ATTACAGAAGCAGAGTGACAGTGCAAAGAAAGGATCTTCACTAAAAAGACAGGACAAACTGCAGGAAGGACAGAGCAACAATGACAAAACCCACACTGTCAAAgctaaaacaaaaacacacacagacttgGTGAAAATACTGAGTTCAGATTCACACTGA
- the LOC132868412 gene encoding serine/threonine-protein kinase 32B-like isoform X3, translating to MKYMNKHACVERDEVRHVCRELQILQEIQHPFLVNLWYSFQDEEDMFMVVDLLLGGDLRYHLQQNVQFKEETVKIYICELALALGYLQSCNIIHRDIKPDNILLDEHGHVHITDFNVAALLKDSARALSMAGTKPYMAPEMFQSFVDGGPGYSYAVDWWALGITAYELLRGWRPYDIQSSTAMEDIISMFRSEHVRYSTSWSNAMVALLRLLLSKDPEVRLSCVSDIQRLPYLVDMNWEAVLEKGVSPGFTPNRGRLNCDPVFELEEMILESKPLHKKKKRLAKSKHTTKSSSTLPPHMQQRLETVRKEFIIFNRDKLQKQSDSAKKGSSLKRQDKLQEGQSNNDKTHTVKAKTKTHTDLVKILSSDSH from the exons ATGAAATACATGAATAAGCATGCCTGTGTGGAGCGTGATGAGGTGAGGCACGTATGCAGGGAGCTGCAGATCCTGCAGGAGATACAGCACCCATTTCTTGTCAACCTCTG GTACTCATTCCAAGATGAAGAGGACATGTTTATGGTTGTGGATTTGTTACTGGGTGGAGATCTGCGCTACCATTTGCAGCAGAATGTCCAGTTTAAAGAGGAGACGGTGAAAATATACATCTGTGAGCTAGCACTGGCACTCGGCTACCTACAGTCCTGCAACATCATCCACCG TGACATAAAACCAGATAACATTCTCCTGGATGAGCACG GTCACGTCCACATCACAGACTTTAACGTTGCCGCATTACTGAAGGACTCGGCAAGGGCTTTGTCAATGGCAGGAACCAAACCGTACATGG ccCCAGAGATGTTCCAGTCTTTTGTGGATGGTGGTCCTGGTTACTCTTATGCTGTGGACTGGTGGGCTTTGGGCATCACAGCATACGAGCTCTTACGAGGATGG AGGCCGTATGATATCCAGTCAAGCACAGCTATGGAGGACATCATCAGCATGTTCCGTTCTGAACATGTACGATATTCAACCTCCTGGTCTAATGCCATGGTGGCACTGCTGCGCCTG ctGCTCAGTAAGGACCCAGAGGTTCGGCTGTCGTGTGTGTCAGATATTCAGCGCCTTCCATACCTGGTGGATATGAACTGGGAAGCCGTGCTGGAGAAAGGAGTTTCACCAGGATTTACCCCCAAC AGGGGACGTCTGAACTGTGACCCGGTGTTTGAGTTAGAAGAAATGATTCTGGAGTCAAAGCCACTCCACAAAAAGAAAAAACGACTGGCCAAGAGCAAACACACGACCAAATCATCTAGCACActg ccaCCCCACATGCAACAACGTCTAGAAACAGTCAGAAAGGAATTCATCATCTTCAACAGAGACAA ATTACAGAAGCAGAGTGACAGTGCAAAGAAAGGATCTTCACTAAAAAGACAGGACAAACTGCAGGAAGGACAGAGCAACAATGACAAAACCCACACTGTCAAAgctaaaacaaaaacacacacagacttgGTGAAAATACTGAGTTCAGATTCACACTGA